The following are from one region of the Petrotoga mobilis SJ95 genome:
- a CDS encoding P-loop NTPase family protein, with translation MLKNLLKDYQVHIFVGMFGSGKTEVSMNVALELKKENKNVAIADLDIISPYFRVRDKIEELNRKDIKVIAPPEKYMHADVPIVPGEIGGYITNQDYKTVIDVGGNEDGVKVLGSLKNYIDNAKCALYFVINTRRPFMDTKEYIIKNLQSLENSSRLKINYLVVNSNIQNETTKEIIEEGENIIGEVSNITNIPIKFTVVTRDLEDKINTKFEKFVIQRFFGNYGFC, from the coding sequence ATGTTGAAAAATTTATTAAAAGATTATCAAGTTCATATTTTTGTTGGGATGTTTGGTTCTGGAAAAACGGAAGTTTCTATGAACGTAGCCTTGGAATTAAAAAAAGAGAACAAGAATGTAGCAATTGCGGATTTGGATATAATAAGCCCGTATTTTCGGGTAAGAGATAAAATTGAAGAATTGAATCGAAAAGATATTAAGGTAATCGCTCCCCCAGAAAAATACATGCATGCAGACGTTCCCATTGTACCTGGTGAGATAGGAGGATACATAACAAACCAAGATTATAAAACGGTAATAGACGTCGGGGGAAACGAAGATGGTGTAAAAGTTTTAGGATCTTTAAAAAATTATATAGATAATGCAAAATGTGCTCTGTATTTTGTAATCAACACGAGAAGACCTTTTATGGATACTAAGGAATATATAATAAAAAATTTGCAATCTCTAGAAAATAGTTCACGATTAAAAATAAATTATTTAGTTGTAAATTCAAACATTCAAAATGAAACAACTAAAGAAATCATAGAAGAAGGAGAAAACATAATAGGAGAAGTATCCAACATAACAAATATTCCCATCAAATTTACAGTAGTAACTAGAGATTTAGAGGATAAGATAAACACTAAGTTTGAAAAATTTGTGATTCAAAGATTTTTTGGGAACTATGGTTTTTGCTGA
- a CDS encoding bifunctional enoyl-CoA hydratase/phosphate acetyltransferase: MKIENIRQIIELVKNEHRSKTIAVAAAEDDVVLKAVQKAKEIDLCNFILYGDKTKIQHISEEIGLDTTNIEIRDASTPLEAAKGAIQAVANGEADLPMKGKLNTSEILSVYLKDEYGLKTGKTMNLVCVFEIPRYHKLLIISDAGMVIAPTLEQKVDIINNAVSVAHKLGIETPKVAVVGALEQVNPKMPATVEAAILAQMNRRGQIKGCIVDGPFAMDNAISKEAATHKGINSEVAGDADILIMPDIEAGNILYKTLVYFADAKLASSIVGGKKPVVLTSRADSDESKLNAMAFSILMS; encoded by the coding sequence ATGAAAATTGAGAACATTAGACAGATTATCGAATTAGTAAAAAATGAGCACAGATCAAAAACGATTGCGGTGGCAGCTGCCGAAGATGATGTTGTCTTGAAAGCTGTTCAAAAAGCTAAGGAAATTGATTTATGTAACTTTATCTTGTACGGAGATAAAACAAAGATCCAACATATATCAGAAGAAATTGGACTTGATACCACCAACATAGAAATCAGAGATGCTTCAACCCCTCTTGAAGCAGCAAAAGGAGCAATACAAGCCGTTGCCAATGGAGAAGCCGATCTTCCTATGAAAGGAAAACTTAACACCTCTGAGATTTTATCGGTATATTTAAAGGATGAATATGGTTTAAAAACAGGAAAAACGATGAATTTAGTCTGTGTCTTTGAAATACCCAGATACCACAAGTTGTTGATAATCTCTGATGCTGGTATGGTGATTGCTCCAACTCTTGAACAAAAAGTTGATATTATAAACAACGCTGTGTCAGTAGCCCATAAGTTAGGTATAGAAACACCAAAAGTTGCCGTTGTAGGGGCATTAGAGCAGGTTAACCCCAAGATGCCTGCAACAGTAGAAGCGGCAATATTAGCACAAATGAACAGAAGAGGCCAGATAAAAGGATGCATAGTAGACGGACCTTTTGCTATGGACAATGCCATTTCTAAAGAAGCTGCTACACACAAAGGAATAAACAGTGAAGTCGCTGGAGATGCGGATATATTAATCATGCCCGATATAGAAGCGGGAAACATATTGTATAAGACCTTAGTATATTTCGCCGATGCAAAGCTGGCGAGTTCAATTGTAGGGGGCAAAAAACCGGTAGTTTTAACCTCTAGAGCCGATAGTGATGAATCCAAACTCAACGCCATGGCGTTTTCAATCTTGATGTCTTAA
- a CDS encoding aminotransferase-like domain-containing protein: MNYEKKFSKVAKTAKASIIRELLKVASEPETISFGGGVPDPETFPREELGEIAAKIVKEEYKITLQYGPTEGDNELKNAYINLLKKHEGIEGVSPENMLITVGSQQALQLIGLALLDEDSYCAVGKPVYLGAVSAFRQMFPKFMEIPLEDDGMNVDILEEKLEELVTKGEIDKFKFVYVVPTFQNPAGVTMSLEKRKKLINLAHKYDFLILEDDPYGSLRFEGEPIPSIYSLDPERTVLLNTFSKILCPGLRIGIIVASKDLLRKLTILKQGVDLCTPSLTQRLAARYLQAHDRIEQLKPTLELYKSKKDTMLKALEEEFGDMQGVSWTRPEGGLFIWLTFPEWVDTMEMFEEAKKNKVLYVPGEAFYVNEVEKNHMRLSFCLPSHEEIKEGIRRLRKVAENYVNANSIRSKS; encoded by the coding sequence ATGAACTACGAAAAAAAGTTTTCAAAAGTTGCAAAAACGGCGAAAGCAAGCATTATAAGGGAATTATTGAAGGTAGCTTCTGAGCCTGAAACGATATCGTTTGGTGGGGGTGTACCTGATCCAGAGACTTTTCCTCGAGAAGAATTAGGAGAAATTGCGGCAAAAATTGTTAAAGAAGAATACAAAATAACACTACAGTATGGTCCTACCGAGGGAGATAACGAATTAAAAAACGCTTATATAAATCTACTAAAAAAACACGAAGGAATAGAAGGGGTATCTCCGGAGAATATGTTGATAACTGTTGGTTCCCAGCAAGCCCTACAATTGATAGGTCTAGCACTGCTCGATGAAGATTCTTACTGTGCTGTAGGAAAACCAGTTTATTTGGGTGCAGTCAGCGCTTTTAGACAAATGTTTCCTAAATTTATGGAAATACCTTTAGAAGATGATGGAATGAATGTTGATATCCTTGAAGAAAAATTAGAAGAGTTAGTAACTAAGGGAGAAATAGATAAGTTTAAATTCGTTTACGTGGTGCCTACATTTCAAAATCCTGCTGGGGTAACTATGTCGTTAGAAAAAAGAAAGAAATTAATTAACTTAGCACATAAATATGATTTTTTAATTCTCGAGGATGATCCTTATGGTTCGTTGAGATTTGAGGGAGAACCAATTCCGTCAATTTACTCTCTTGATCCAGAAAGAACGGTCTTATTAAACACATTTTCTAAAATTTTGTGTCCAGGTCTGAGAATTGGGATAATTGTTGCATCAAAAGACTTATTAAGAAAGCTAACAATACTTAAACAAGGTGTAGATCTATGTACACCATCTTTGACCCAGAGACTAGCCGCTAGATACCTCCAAGCTCACGATAGGATCGAACAGTTAAAACCCACATTAGAACTTTATAAATCAAAAAAAGATACGATGTTGAAGGCGTTAGAAGAGGAATTCGGTGATATGCAAGGGGTAAGTTGGACTCGCCCGGAGGGTGGGCTCTTCATATGGTTAACTTTTCCAGAATGGGTAGATACTATGGAAATGTTTGAAGAAGCAAAGAAGAACAAAGTATTGTACGTTCCGGGAGAGGCATTTTATGTAAACGAGGTGGAAAAAAATCACATGCGATTATCTTTCTGCCTTCCTTCACACGAAGAAATAAAAGAGGGTATAAGAAGATTGAGAAAAGTTGCAGAAAATTATGTAAATGCGAATTCTATCCGTAGCAAATCCTAA
- a CDS encoding thiamine pyrophosphate-dependent enzyme: MAYAERFKAPTSLSGKEFTYCPGCSHGIVHRLIAEVIDELDIQGKTIMVAPVGCSVFAYEFFDVDGTVAAHGRAPAVATGIKRASPDNVVFTYQGDGDLAAIGTAEIIHAANRGERITTIFINNAIYGMTGGQMAPTTLLGMKTTTTPYGRRENIEGYPIHVSEVLKELSGVAFLARTKVTTPQDVIKTKKYLKKAFYAQLNNIGFGLVEVLSTCPTNWGLTPIESMKWLEDNMVKEFPLGVYVDKVGEVR; the protein is encoded by the coding sequence ATGGCCTATGCAGAAAGGTTTAAAGCACCAACATCATTAAGTGGAAAAGAGTTTACATATTGCCCAGGATGTTCTCACGGAATTGTTCATAGATTGATCGCTGAAGTAATAGACGAACTTGACATACAAGGGAAAACTATAATGGTTGCACCTGTTGGATGTTCCGTATTTGCTTACGAATTTTTTGATGTAGATGGCACTGTAGCAGCTCACGGAAGGGCACCTGCCGTAGCTACTGGTATTAAAAGAGCCAGCCCAGATAATGTTGTTTTTACATACCAAGGAGACGGTGATTTAGCAGCTATTGGAACCGCAGAAATAATACATGCAGCAAACAGAGGAGAACGTATTACAACCATTTTTATAAACAATGCTATATACGGTATGACAGGAGGGCAAATGGCACCAACTACCCTTTTAGGAATGAAAACTACAACTACCCCATATGGAAGAAGAGAAAATATTGAAGGGTATCCCATTCATGTTTCAGAAGTTCTAAAAGAATTGTCAGGAGTGGCGTTTCTAGCTCGTACAAAAGTTACAACTCCACAAGACGTAATAAAAACAAAAAAGTATTTAAAAAAGGCTTTTTATGCTCAACTCAATAATATAGGTTTTGGTTTAGTTGAAGTTTTATCAACATGTCCCACTAATTGGGGATTAACACCCATAGAATCTATGAAGTGGTTGGAAGATAATATGGTAAAAGAGTTCCCTTTAGGTGTATATGTTGATAAAGTTGGAGAAGTTCGCTAA
- the buk gene encoding butyrate kinase: MYKILVINPGSTSTKIAVYEDENQRLKKVIDHDVNELKKYKTVADQYELRKNTILQFLNEEGINLHSFSAIIGRGGLLRPIPSGTYEITDQMLEELQKAKYGEHESNLGALIANELAEQIGVKAYIADPVVVDEMEDIARVSGHPFFQRKSIFHALNQKAVARSLSEKLGRDYYDLNLIVVHMGGGISIGAHKKGRVIDVNNALDGDGPFTPERSGTLPLVGFIDLCYSGKYSEGEIRKFIKGNGGLIAYLGTNDVREVVKRIKNGDKKAELVYSGLIHQIVKWIGKMSAVLNFDVDAIALTGGMAYENEFLVPQIKEKVSFIAPVYVFPGGDEEKALALAALRVLKKEEQAKTY; the protein is encoded by the coding sequence ATGTATAAAATTCTCGTTATAAATCCAGGGTCCACATCGACTAAAATTGCTGTTTATGAAGATGAAAATCAAAGGCTAAAAAAAGTCATAGATCACGATGTGAACGAATTGAAAAAATACAAGACTGTTGCCGATCAATACGAATTGAGGAAGAATACGATTTTACAGTTTTTGAATGAAGAAGGAATAAACTTACACAGTTTTTCAGCCATCATTGGGCGCGGAGGACTCTTAAGACCTATACCAAGTGGAACTTATGAAATAACTGATCAGATGTTAGAAGAGTTACAAAAAGCCAAATACGGAGAACACGAATCAAATTTAGGGGCTCTTATAGCAAACGAACTAGCTGAACAGATTGGTGTAAAAGCTTACATAGCCGATCCCGTTGTGGTGGATGAGATGGAAGATATAGCAAGAGTTTCAGGTCACCCTTTCTTTCAAAGAAAATCGATTTTTCATGCTTTAAATCAAAAAGCAGTAGCAAGATCGCTCAGTGAAAAATTAGGCCGTGATTATTATGACTTGAATCTCATCGTTGTTCATATGGGCGGGGGGATATCCATCGGAGCACACAAAAAAGGCAGGGTAATTGATGTGAACAATGCCCTTGATGGAGATGGCCCTTTCACCCCCGAAAGATCTGGGACGTTGCCCCTTGTTGGGTTTATAGACCTTTGCTACTCAGGAAAGTATTCTGAAGGTGAAATAAGAAAGTTCATAAAAGGTAATGGAGGGTTAATTGCTTATTTAGGTACTAACGATGTGAGAGAGGTCGTAAAAAGAATAAAAAACGGGGATAAAAAAGCCGAATTAGTATATTCTGGGTTGATACATCAAATCGTTAAATGGATAGGTAAAATGTCAGCAGTTTTGAATTTTGACGTTGATGCCATAGCTTTAACTGGCGGAATGGCATACGAAAATGAGTTTCTTGTTCCTCAAATAAAAGAAAAAGTAAGTTTCATCGCCCCAGTGTATGTGTTTCCTGGAGGAGACGAAGAAAAAGCCTTAGCCTTAGCGGCGCTTAGAGTATTAAAAAAAGAAGAACAAGCAAAAACGTACTAA
- the glyA gene encoding serine hydroxymethyltransferase has translation MWEDLKSSDNEVYEILQKELKRQEYGLELIASENYASKSVMEAAGSIFTNKYAEGYPKRRYYGGCEYIDEVETLARDRAKELFNAKFANVQPHSGSQANMGAYLALMKPGDTLMGMSLSHGGHLTHGAPVNFSGMLFNVVSYGVDEETETINYDEVERIAKDAKPKVIVAGGSAYSRIIDFKRFREIADEVGAYLMVDMAHFAGLVAAGIHPNPVEYAHVVTSTTHKTLRGPRGGIILTNDSDIYKSINKIIFPGIQGGPLEHIIAAKAVAFKEAMSGEFKEYQKQVVRNSKALSNELASKNLRIVSGGTDTHLFLVDLSELNITGKALEKALGQCDITVNKNTVPKETLSPFVTSGIRIGTPAVTTRGMKEEEMKEIASMIAKVANNVLDEEGNIDKDLAQEIKKDVVSLCQRFPMYADLIE, from the coding sequence GTGTGGGAAGATTTAAAGAGTTCTGATAACGAAGTTTACGAGATTCTTCAAAAAGAGCTTAAAAGGCAAGAGTATGGTTTAGAATTGATTGCATCAGAGAATTATGCGTCAAAATCTGTTATGGAAGCCGCAGGAAGTATTTTTACGAATAAATATGCCGAAGGTTACCCAAAAAGAAGATATTATGGAGGATGTGAATATATAGACGAGGTTGAGACGCTTGCTCGGGATAGAGCAAAAGAACTTTTCAATGCAAAGTTTGCGAACGTTCAACCCCATTCAGGGTCCCAAGCGAATATGGGCGCTTATCTAGCGCTTATGAAACCTGGGGATACATTAATGGGAATGTCGTTGAGCCATGGTGGCCATCTAACCCATGGCGCTCCAGTAAATTTCTCAGGTATGTTGTTCAATGTTGTTTCTTATGGTGTCGATGAAGAAACGGAAACAATCAATTATGATGAGGTTGAAAGAATAGCGAAGGATGCAAAACCTAAAGTTATTGTGGCAGGTGGGAGTGCATACTCTAGGATAATAGATTTTAAAAGATTTAGAGAGATAGCCGATGAAGTTGGTGCGTATTTAATGGTTGATATGGCCCATTTTGCAGGATTAGTTGCCGCTGGTATTCATCCAAACCCAGTTGAGTACGCGCATGTCGTTACTTCGACAACGCATAAAACTTTAAGAGGGCCAAGAGGTGGGATTATTCTCACAAACGATAGTGATATTTACAAATCAATCAATAAAATTATTTTTCCAGGGATACAAGGCGGTCCCTTAGAACATATAATAGCGGCAAAGGCTGTTGCTTTTAAAGAAGCTATGAGTGGAGAGTTCAAAGAATATCAGAAACAAGTTGTTAGAAATTCTAAAGCTTTAAGCAATGAACTTGCTAGTAAAAATTTGAGAATCGTCTCAGGTGGAACGGATACGCATTTGTTCTTGGTGGATCTATCTGAGCTTAATATAACAGGGAAAGCCTTGGAAAAGGCTTTAGGGCAATGCGATATTACAGTTAATAAGAATACTGTTCCCAAAGAAACGTTGTCGCCTTTTGTGACTAGTGGAATAAGGATTGGTACCCCTGCGGTTACCACACGTGGTATGAAAGAAGAAGAAATGAAAGAAATCGCTTCAATGATAGCAAAAGTTGCAAACAATGTTCTTGATGAAGAAGGGAATATAGATAAAGATTTAGCACAAGAAATTAAAAAAGATGTTGTTTCTCTCTGTCAACGTTTTCCAATGTATGCAGATTTGATTGAGTGA
- the buk gene encoding butyrate kinase, which produces MYKILVINPGATSTKLSLFEDEKEVISESIEHSVSEIENCKTIMDQLPFRKKCVEDFLKRYNISINELDAIAARGGILPPMKSGTYQVNEDMVNYLKTKTRVEHASNLAAVIAFELSKNSSKGLPVFITDPISVDEFIPEARISGIPQLERHSLFHALNMKIVARFAAKELNKEYEKCNFVIAHLGGGISVGAQRKGLMIDVNNATDEGPFSSQRTGELPMGDLAKWIFKNMHSYSKNDVKSTFVGKGGLFAYLKTASLKDALKLAEKDEYAKLIVEAMAYQVSKEIGGMAAILGGDLDAIILTGGMAHSDYFVELIKRRIDKLGVVMVYPGAYEMEGLALGALRALEQLEDTKIWEGENIL; this is translated from the coding sequence ATGTATAAAATATTGGTCATAAATCCAGGTGCAACGTCTACAAAGCTCTCACTTTTTGAGGATGAGAAAGAAGTAATCTCAGAAAGTATAGAGCATTCCGTTAGCGAGATAGAAAATTGTAAAACGATTATGGACCAACTTCCTTTTCGTAAAAAGTGCGTAGAAGATTTTCTAAAAAGATACAACATATCTATCAATGAATTAGATGCGATAGCTGCTAGAGGGGGGATACTTCCTCCTATGAAAAGTGGAACTTACCAGGTGAATGAGGATATGGTTAATTACCTAAAAACCAAAACAAGAGTTGAACACGCATCGAACCTAGCTGCTGTAATAGCCTTTGAACTATCAAAGAATTCCTCGAAAGGCTTACCTGTTTTCATTACTGATCCTATTTCTGTTGATGAGTTTATCCCCGAGGCGAGAATTTCTGGAATACCACAACTTGAAAGACACAGTTTATTCCACGCTTTGAACATGAAAATAGTTGCAAGATTCGCTGCTAAAGAATTGAATAAAGAATATGAAAAATGCAATTTTGTCATAGCTCACTTGGGCGGTGGAATCTCTGTTGGTGCGCAGAGAAAAGGCCTTATGATCGACGTTAACAACGCAACAGATGAAGGACCTTTTAGCTCACAAAGAACGGGAGAATTACCAATGGGGGACCTTGCAAAATGGATTTTTAAAAATATGCATTCATACTCCAAAAATGATGTCAAATCAACATTTGTAGGAAAAGGAGGTTTGTTTGCATATTTAAAAACAGCAAGTTTAAAAGATGCTTTAAAACTTGCCGAAAAAGATGAATATGCAAAATTAATTGTAGAAGCCATGGCTTATCAAGTCTCAAAGGAAATAGGTGGGATGGCAGCAATTCTGGGTGGAGATCTCGATGCAATTATCTTAACTGGTGGAATGGCTCACAGTGACTACTTTGTTGAATTGATCAAAAGAAGGATCGATAAGTTAGGGGTGGTAATGGTTTACCCTGGAGCTTACGAGATGGAAGGACTCGCCTTAGGAGCCTTGAGAGCACTCGAACAGTTGGAAGATACAAAGATATGGGAGGGTGAAAATATTTTATGA
- a CDS encoding adenosylhomocysteinase encodes MTSLAESGKKKIEWVKKHMKVLNYLKDLYQTEKPFEGVNVAVSIHLEAKTAYLGIVLHELGANVAITGSNPLSTQEDVVEALKEYGLNVHAERTLDESVYWKNIDKILETNPNIILDDGADLGITLIEKHPEKVSNLWGICEETTTGVKRYKSLFKENKLPVPVILINDSYMKYLFDNRYGTGQSTWDGIMRSTNLSVSGKIVVVAGYGWCGKGVAMRAKGLGANVIITEVDPIKANEAIMDGFRVMKMDEAVKYGDFFVTVTGDIDVITKRHFLEMKEGAILSNAGHFDVEVKVKDLEEVAVDKINVRNGVEEYKLPNGKSVFLLGQGRLVNLVNGDGHPAEIMDLSFSLQLEGAKYIKENHQNMKVNLSPVPYEIDEKIAQINLKTLGIEIDTLSEEQKDYLNSWK; translated from the coding sequence ATGACTTCACTAGCAGAAAGCGGCAAAAAGAAAATAGAATGGGTAAAAAAGCACATGAAAGTTTTAAACTATTTAAAAGATCTATACCAAACAGAAAAACCCTTTGAAGGGGTAAATGTAGCTGTAAGCATCCATTTAGAGGCGAAAACAGCCTATTTAGGAATAGTATTACACGAATTAGGTGCCAACGTTGCTATAACAGGGAGTAACCCCTTATCCACACAAGAAGATGTCGTAGAAGCTCTGAAAGAATATGGACTCAATGTACATGCAGAAAGAACTTTAGATGAATCAGTCTACTGGAAAAATATCGATAAAATATTAGAAACTAATCCTAACATAATTTTAGACGACGGAGCAGATTTGGGAATAACCTTGATAGAGAAACACCCTGAAAAAGTAAGCAATCTCTGGGGAATCTGTGAAGAAACCACCACAGGTGTAAAAAGATACAAATCCCTCTTCAAAGAAAATAAATTACCTGTACCTGTGATTTTAATAAACGACTCTTACATGAAATATTTGTTCGACAACAGATACGGTACAGGCCAATCAACGTGGGACGGGATTATGAGATCAACTAACCTTTCTGTTTCTGGTAAAATAGTAGTTGTAGCAGGGTACGGTTGGTGTGGTAAAGGTGTTGCCATGAGAGCAAAGGGATTAGGCGCCAACGTTATAATAACCGAAGTTGATCCAATAAAAGCTAACGAAGCGATAATGGATGGATTTAGAGTTATGAAAATGGATGAAGCAGTAAAATACGGGGATTTTTTTGTAACGGTAACAGGTGACATCGATGTAATAACGAAGAGGCACTTTTTAGAAATGAAAGAAGGTGCGATTCTTTCCAATGCCGGACATTTTGACGTTGAAGTAAAGGTAAAAGATTTGGAAGAAGTTGCGGTAGACAAAATCAACGTAAGAAACGGAGTAGAAGAATACAAATTACCAAACGGGAAAAGCGTATTTTTATTAGGACAAGGAAGACTGGTTAATCTTGTTAACGGCGATGGTCATCCCGCAGAAATAATGGATCTCTCCTTTAGTTTACAGTTAGAGGGTGCAAAATATATAAAAGAAAACCACCAAAATATGAAAGTAAATCTTTCCCCAGTACCTTATGAAATAGACGAAAAAATAGCACAAATTAACCTAAAAACATTAGGAATTGAGATAGACACCCTATCTGAAGAGCAAAAAGATTATTTGAATAGTTGGAAATAA
- a CDS encoding 2-oxoacid:acceptor oxidoreductase family protein, with protein MSYHGLIAAGFGGQGVMLFGQIISLAAMIDGKYTTWLPSYGPEMRGGTANCTVIISDEYIASPVLDEPNEVAAFNIPSMIKFEKTLKENGLLLINSSVIDRKPERKDIQLVKVPANEIADELGNLKVLNMVMLGAYLKATQAVSFEAVEEALKEKLTGKKGKLLEINLKAIKAGMKETVK; from the coding sequence ATGTCATACCATGGATTAATAGCCGCCGGCTTTGGTGGACAAGGTGTCATGCTTTTCGGTCAGATAATTTCTTTAGCGGCTATGATTGATGGAAAATATACCACATGGCTTCCATCCTACGGACCTGAAATGCGAGGTGGAACAGCTAACTGTACGGTAATAATCTCTGATGAATACATTGCCTCGCCAGTTTTAGACGAACCAAATGAAGTTGCTGCCTTCAATATTCCGTCTATGATAAAGTTTGAAAAAACATTGAAAGAGAATGGGCTATTGTTGATCAACTCTTCTGTGATCGATAGGAAACCAGAAAGAAAAGACATACAGTTAGTAAAAGTACCAGCCAATGAAATAGCAGACGAGCTTGGGAATTTAAAAGTTTTAAATATGGTTATGCTTGGAGCTTACTTAAAAGCAACTCAAGCGGTAAGCTTTGAAGCCGTAGAAGAAGCGTTGAAAGAAAAGTTGACAGGGAAAAAGGGAAAATTGCTAGAAATAAATTTAAAAGCAATAAAAGCAGGAATGAAAGAAACTGTAAAATAA
- a CDS encoding 4Fe-4S dicluster domain-containing protein, producing MKETKFAIDIDKERCKGCGLCIQACPKDVLEFSKGYNNKGYHPAQVKNIENCIGCGFCYQMCPDVCITVKVLEKARS from the coding sequence ATGAAAGAGACAAAGTTTGCAATTGATATCGATAAAGAAAGGTGCAAAGGGTGCGGTCTCTGTATTCAAGCTTGTCCCAAAGATGTCCTTGAATTTTCTAAAGGGTACAACAACAAAGGGTATCATCCAGCACAAGTTAAAAACATCGAAAATTGTATAGGATGCGGTTTTTGCTATCAAATGTGTCCCGATGTATGTATAACTGTAAAAGTACTAGAAAAGGCAAGGAGTTGA
- a CDS encoding 3-methyl-2-oxobutanoate dehydrogenase subunit VorB, giving the protein MEKTEKVMVKGTEAIGEAAIRAGCRLYFGYPITPQSELTEYMARRLPEVNGTFLQAESEVAVANMIYGAASTGKRVMTSTSSPGFSLMQEGVSYIAGAELPCVFVNVMRGGPGLGDIQPAQSDYFQATKGGGHGDYKLIVYGPESLQEAVELTIRAFDVADKYRIPVLVLTDGLLGQMMEPVSFPSFKNLNTLPDHSDWALTGTKMQREVHRVTSFDLDPVKLEKMNIQRHEKYKTIVKEEKLFEEYKLNDAEIVLVAYGTMGRIVKSVADSAREKGVKAGVFRPISLWPFPYEELGRYAENAKLFFTVEMSFGQMVEDVRLAVNGKKPVEFYGRTGGIIPTPGEVLAKLMEII; this is encoded by the coding sequence ATGGAAAAAACCGAAAAAGTTATGGTTAAGGGTACAGAAGCAATAGGTGAAGCTGCAATAAGAGCAGGATGTAGATTATATTTTGGTTACCCAATTACTCCTCAAAGTGAATTAACAGAATACATGGCAAGAAGATTACCTGAAGTAAATGGGACTTTTTTACAAGCTGAAAGTGAAGTTGCCGTGGCAAATATGATATATGGAGCAGCTAGCACCGGAAAAAGGGTTATGACCTCCACTTCTTCTCCTGGATTCTCTTTAATGCAAGAAGGGGTTTCTTACATAGCAGGGGCTGAACTCCCATGCGTTTTTGTAAACGTGATGAGAGGAGGACCTGGCTTAGGAGATATTCAACCAGCGCAATCAGACTATTTTCAAGCCACAAAAGGGGGCGGACATGGCGATTATAAATTGATCGTATATGGTCCTGAATCCCTTCAAGAAGCTGTTGAATTGACCATTCGTGCTTTCGATGTAGCCGATAAGTACAGAATCCCAGTGTTAGTGTTAACAGATGGATTACTTGGTCAAATGATGGAGCCAGTTTCATTTCCTAGCTTTAAAAATCTAAACACTTTACCCGATCATTCGGATTGGGCATTGACTGGAACAAAAATGCAGCGAGAAGTACACAGAGTTACATCTTTTGATTTGGACCCTGTGAAATTAGAAAAAATGAATATTCAAAGACATGAAAAATACAAAACAATAGTAAAAGAAGAAAAACTATTTGAAGAATACAAATTAAACGATGCGGAAATTGTGTTGGTTGCCTATGGGACGATGGGAAGAATAGTAAAATCAGTTGCAGATAGTGCCAGAGAAAAAGGCGTAAAAGCGGGGGTATTTCGCCCAATAAGTTTATGGCCCTTTCCATATGAAGAATTAGGAAGATACGCTGAAAACGCTAAATTGTTCTTCACAGTAGAAATGAGTTTTGGTCAGATGGTGGAAGATGTAAGACTGGCAGTCAACGGAAAAAAGCCTGTAGAATTTTATGGAAGAACAGGCGGTATAATTCCAACCCCGGGAGAAGTATTGGCAAAATTAATGGAAATAATTTAA